One window of the Amycolatopsis mediterranei genome contains the following:
- a CDS encoding ABC transporter family substrate-binding protein, protein MRRSKAVSALSLVAGASLLLSACSGGDSGSGNTDKNGSSTDVKAMAAGKAETGDLFKLADTPGYDGTVTIGIDDGYSGYNNQTPDTNSSYNNYVLTAVLSGTLKLDGNNKVLLNSDVFQSWDITQKDPQQVTYKIKPNIKWSDGQAYDCKDMYLAWLSQSGLAKGPDGKNPFNSASTTGYSLISKAECKDPLTFVTDYSEPYLDYKGLFNSPAIMPAHILEAKTGIADITKLAPTGDGAQIKAAGDFWSNEWKGFKADIMPSSGPYKITAFDANQKAVTLEKNPLWAGGKGGPSKIVVKAMEDTKAMATALQNGEIDVAASTQPDATAAQTMKGLAAQGVVYGSAPQLTYEHLDLNFKRMFADKDLRKAFLESVNRKEITDKLLKEVQADAEPLNSVVFFQGEEGYTDLYSSKAGLGADAAAKTLTDAGWAKGGDGIFAKNGVRASFKITHNQNARRSQTVEIIISQAKAAGIEVKDETDANFLKGGRVSTGDYDVALFGWSAQPFKAESRSIYICPDKGGEQNYQALCDSKIDDAYNSAVKATDEQVKLQKYQEADKAIADDYATLPLFQTPSMWAFKGIDRVYMQSYDGVLWNVGEWEKKK, encoded by the coding sequence ATGAGGAGATCCAAAGCTGTCTCCGCTTTGTCGCTCGTCGCCGGCGCTTCGCTGTTGCTGAGCGCCTGCAGCGGCGGCGATTCGGGTTCGGGCAACACCGACAAGAACGGATCGTCGACCGACGTCAAGGCGATGGCTGCCGGCAAGGCCGAGACCGGTGACCTGTTCAAGCTCGCGGACACCCCGGGGTACGACGGCACGGTCACGATCGGTATCGACGACGGGTACTCGGGGTACAACAACCAGACCCCGGACACCAACAGCTCGTACAACAACTACGTCCTGACCGCGGTGCTCTCCGGTACGTTGAAGCTCGACGGCAACAACAAGGTGCTGCTGAACAGCGACGTCTTCCAGTCGTGGGACATCACGCAGAAGGACCCGCAGCAGGTCACCTACAAGATCAAGCCGAACATCAAGTGGTCGGACGGTCAGGCCTACGACTGCAAGGACATGTACCTGGCGTGGCTGTCGCAGAGCGGCCTCGCCAAGGGCCCGGACGGCAAGAACCCGTTCAACTCGGCGTCGACCACCGGGTACTCGCTGATCAGCAAGGCCGAGTGCAAGGACCCGCTGACCTTCGTCACCGATTACAGCGAGCCCTACCTCGACTACAAGGGCCTGTTCAACTCGCCGGCGATCATGCCCGCGCACATCCTCGAGGCCAAGACCGGCATCGCCGACATCACCAAACTGGCCCCGACCGGCGACGGCGCGCAGATCAAGGCCGCCGGTGACTTCTGGTCGAACGAGTGGAAGGGCTTCAAGGCGGACATCATGCCGTCGTCGGGCCCGTACAAGATCACCGCGTTCGACGCCAACCAGAAGGCCGTCACCCTCGAGAAGAACCCGCTGTGGGCGGGCGGCAAGGGTGGCCCGTCGAAGATCGTCGTGAAGGCCATGGAAGACACCAAGGCCATGGCGACCGCGCTGCAGAACGGTGAGATCGACGTTGCGGCGTCGACCCAGCCGGACGCCACCGCGGCCCAGACGATGAAGGGCCTCGCGGCGCAGGGTGTGGTCTACGGTTCGGCCCCGCAGCTGACCTACGAGCACCTCGACCTGAACTTCAAGCGCATGTTCGCCGACAAGGACCTCCGCAAGGCGTTCCTCGAGTCGGTCAACCGCAAGGAGATCACGGACAAGCTGCTCAAGGAGGTCCAGGCGGACGCGGAGCCGCTGAACAGCGTCGTCTTCTTCCAGGGTGAAGAGGGCTACACCGACCTGTACAGCAGCAAGGCGGGCCTGGGCGCCGACGCCGCGGCCAAGACGCTGACCGACGCCGGCTGGGCCAAGGGCGGCGACGGCATCTTCGCGAAGAACGGTGTGCGTGCCTCGTTCAAGATCACGCACAACCAGAACGCGCGCCGCAGCCAGACCGTCGAGATCATCATCTCGCAGGCCAAGGCGGCCGGCATCGAGGTCAAGGACGAGACCGACGCCAACTTCCTCAAGGGTGGCCGCGTCTCGACCGGTGACTACGACGTCGCGCTGTTCGGCTGGTCGGCCCAGCCGTTCAAGGCGGAGTCCCGCTCGATCTACATCTGCCCGGACAAGGGCGGCGAGCAGAACTACCAGGCGCTGTGCGACTCGAAGATCGACGACGCCTACAACTCTGCGGTGAAGGCGACCGACGAGCAGGTCAAGCTGCAGAAGTACCAGGAAGCCGACAAGGCCATCGCCGACGACTACGCGACCCTGCCGCTGTTCCAGACGCCGAGCATGTGGGCGTTCAAGGGCATCGACCGCGTCTACATGCAGTCGTACGACGGTGTTCTGTGGAACGTCGGCGAGTGGGAGAAGAAGAAGTAG
- a CDS encoding ABC transporter permease, producing MNLVIYILRRLAISIPVLLVGTFLCFVMVAGTGDPLGELRQNPTISKEALAATAAKLGLDQGIVPRYFTWLGDFLSGNWGISIAQGNALAPVAPKVMAAFAVTLKLVVGAEILALIIGIIVGVLAAVKQYSIWDYLATTLAFLLFSMPIFCVAIVLKRYAIEINGWVRDLGLSDVLGNPWLRTTSPEQLKTDGVGDFITSTIGAYLLPTLSIMAISFAAYSRFQRASMLEVMNSDYVRTARAKGLGNGRVIFRHAFRNALIPVSTLFSVNFGSVLAGAIITETVFNWHGMGTLLVEAVSKNDTQVMMGWLVVIASSVIVANLIADLMYGILDPRIRVG from the coding sequence TTGAACCTGGTGATCTACATCCTTCGCCGTTTGGCGATATCGATCCCCGTCCTGCTGGTCGGGACTTTCTTGTGTTTCGTCATGGTCGCCGGCACCGGCGACCCGCTGGGCGAGCTGCGGCAGAACCCGACCATCAGCAAGGAAGCGCTGGCCGCCACGGCCGCCAAGCTCGGTCTCGACCAGGGCATCGTGCCCCGCTACTTCACGTGGCTGGGCGACTTCCTGAGCGGGAACTGGGGCATCTCGATCGCGCAGGGCAACGCCCTCGCGCCGGTCGCGCCCAAGGTGATGGCCGCCTTCGCCGTCACCCTGAAGCTGGTCGTCGGCGCCGAGATTCTCGCGCTGATCATCGGCATCATCGTCGGCGTGCTCGCCGCGGTGAAGCAGTACTCGATCTGGGATTACCTGGCCACGACGCTGGCGTTCCTGCTCTTCTCGATGCCGATCTTCTGCGTCGCGATCGTGCTGAAGCGCTACGCGATCGAGATCAACGGCTGGGTCCGCGACCTCGGCCTGTCCGACGTCCTCGGCAACCCGTGGCTCCGCACGACCAGCCCGGAGCAGCTGAAGACCGACGGCGTCGGCGACTTCATCACCAGCACGATCGGCGCGTACCTGCTGCCGACCCTGTCGATCATGGCGATCAGCTTCGCCGCGTACAGCCGGTTCCAGCGCGCCTCGATGCTCGAGGTGATGAACTCGGACTACGTGCGCACCGCGCGCGCCAAGGGCCTCGGCAACGGCCGGGTCATCTTCCGGCACGCGTTCCGCAACGCCCTGATCCCGGTGTCGACGCTGTTCTCGGTCAACTTCGGCTCGGTGCTCGCCGGCGCGATCATCACCGAGACGGTGTTCAACTGGCACGGTATGGGCACATTGCTGGTGGAAGCCGTCTCGAAGAACGACACTCAGGTGATGATGGGTTGGCTCGTGGTGATCGCCAGCAGTGTCATCGTCGCCAACCTGATCGCCGACCTGATGTACGGCATCCTGGACCCGAGGATTCGCGTTGGCTGA
- a CDS encoding ABC transporter permease has protein sequence MADLNSLLASETAAAEGTLPPEALPEPRSQGKLVLRKFLHHKLAMASSAVLLLIVLSSVLLPLFWKHSYQDSSFPSFAKPNADFPLGTTQVGKDMVSQVLRGTQYSLLIALTVSILATVIGVVFGAVAGYLRGFSDSAISRVTDLFLIIPQIAAAAILAKVFGGGSWYIVALVLAAFGWMQIARITRAEAMSLSQREFVDAARASGAGTFRIIFKHLVPNMVGSITVNATLAVAQAVLAEAALSFIGLGVQLPDTSLGRVILENYAQLQTRPALFFGPFVVLVLISLTINFIGDGLRDAFDPRQRRMKA, from the coding sequence TTGGCTGACTTGAACTCTCTTCTCGCGAGCGAAACCGCCGCCGCCGAAGGCACGCTCCCGCCGGAAGCGCTGCCCGAGCCGCGCAGCCAGGGCAAGCTGGTCCTGCGGAAGTTCCTGCACCACAAGCTGGCGATGGCGTCGTCGGCCGTGCTGCTCCTGATCGTGCTGAGCAGCGTCCTGCTGCCGCTCTTCTGGAAGCACAGCTACCAGGACAGCTCGTTCCCGTCGTTCGCCAAGCCCAACGCCGACTTCCCGCTCGGGACGACGCAGGTCGGCAAGGACATGGTGTCGCAGGTGCTGCGCGGCACGCAGTACTCGCTCCTCATCGCGCTCACGGTGTCGATCCTGGCCACCGTCATCGGCGTCGTGTTCGGCGCCGTCGCCGGCTACCTGCGCGGGTTCTCCGACTCGGCGATCTCCCGGGTGACGGACCTGTTCCTGATCATCCCGCAGATCGCCGCGGCGGCCATCCTCGCCAAGGTGTTCGGCGGCGGCTCCTGGTACATCGTCGCGCTGGTGCTGGCGGCGTTCGGCTGGATGCAGATCGCCCGGATCACCCGCGCCGAGGCGATGTCGCTGTCCCAGCGCGAGTTCGTCGACGCGGCCCGCGCCTCGGGCGCCGGGACGTTCCGGATCATCTTCAAGCACCTGGTGCCGAACATGGTCGGCAGCATCACGGTCAACGCGACCCTCGCGGTCGCGCAGGCCGTGCTGGCGGAAGCCGCGCTGTCGTTCATCGGCCTGGGCGTCCAGCTGCCGGACACCTCGCTCGGCCGCGTCATCCTGGAGAACTACGCCCAGCTGCAGACGCGGCCGGCGCTGTTCTTCGGGCCGTTCGTCGTGCTCGTGCTGATTTCACTGACGATCAACTTCATCGGTGACGGTCTTCGCGACGCCTTCGACCCGCGCCAGCGGAGAATGAAGGCCTGA
- a CDS encoding ABC transporter permease — protein sequence MNLVLYVLRRLVISIPVLLVGTFLCFVMVANTGDPLGEIRSKPGISAAAIAETEHKLGLDQSVVARYFSWLGHFLTGDWGISIAQGNAFAPVQPKVLAAFRVTLELVLTASVLALFFGVLVGVLAAVKQYSIWDYLATTLAFLMFSMPIFCVAIVLKGYAIRANIWVRDLGLSDVLGDPWLRTTSPESLSATGVGDALAKYVGAFLLPTLSIMAITFAAYSRFQRASMLEVLNADYVRTARAKGVSNSRVIWRHAFRNALIPVMTLFSVNFGATVTGAIITETVFNWHGMGTLLVEAVNKNDPQVLMGWLVVIAASVVIANLVADLLYGILDPRIRVG from the coding sequence ATGAATCTCGTGCTCTACGTGCTCCGCAGGCTGGTCATCTCCATCCCGGTCCTGCTGGTGGGCACGTTCCTGTGCTTCGTCATGGTGGCCAACACCGGCGACCCGCTCGGCGAGATCCGCAGCAAACCGGGGATCAGCGCCGCGGCCATCGCCGAGACCGAGCACAAGCTCGGCCTCGACCAGAGCGTCGTCGCCCGCTACTTCAGCTGGCTGGGCCACTTCCTGACCGGCGACTGGGGCATCTCGATCGCGCAGGGCAACGCGTTCGCGCCGGTCCAGCCGAAGGTGCTGGCCGCGTTCCGGGTGACGCTGGAGCTGGTGCTGACGGCATCGGTGCTGGCGCTGTTCTTCGGCGTCCTGGTGGGCGTCCTCGCCGCGGTCAAGCAGTACTCGATCTGGGACTACCTCGCGACGACGCTGGCGTTCCTGATGTTCTCGATGCCCATCTTCTGCGTGGCGATCGTCCTCAAGGGCTACGCGATCCGCGCCAACATCTGGGTGCGGGACCTGGGCCTGTCCGACGTCCTCGGCGACCCGTGGCTGCGGACGACGAGCCCGGAGAGCCTTTCGGCCACCGGCGTCGGCGACGCGCTCGCGAAGTACGTCGGCGCGTTCCTGCTGCCGACGCTGTCGATCATGGCGATCACGTTCGCCGCCTACAGCCGGTTCCAGCGGGCGTCGATGCTGGAGGTCCTGAACGCCGATTACGTCCGCACAGCGCGCGCCAAGGGCGTCTCGAACAGCCGCGTGATCTGGCGCCACGCGTTCCGCAACGCGCTCATCCCGGTGATGACGCTGTTTTCGGTCAACTTCGGCGCCACGGTGACGGGCGCGATCATCACCGAGACGGTGTTCAACTGGCACGGCATGGGCACGCTGCTGGTGGAGGCGGTCAACAAGAACGACCCGCAGGTGCTGATGGGCTGGCTGGTGGTGATCGCGGCGAGCGTGGTGATCGCGAACCTGGTCGCGGACCTGCTGTACGGCATCCTCGACCCCCGCATCCGCGTCGGCTGA
- a CDS encoding ABC transporter family substrate-binding protein, translating to MRVNRKAVPVLALATVLLTACSNTPPPPVVSSSVAPVSTTGKTPSQIVVGVDDVLGGYNPHNLADSSQVTSALSQLLLPSVFRQKDDGATQLDKNLMKSAEVISQQPFVVAYEIRPDASWSDGAPIAAEDFDYLRTQLRDQPGVLGPAGYRQITDLQSREGGKRVEVTFAKPYPGWQTLFSDLLPAHLLKDAPDGWRGALASNFPAVAGPFSIKSLDTARGEVILERNERYWEKPAAIDRIVLRRSDQNTLLAALRSGNDQFALARTTGDELKLLGELGSSVRLHTVARPLVADVLLRPVSATLQDAQVRAGVAALIDRTKLITEGVNGGPSSTLHADAQVTAPSVKGYAATIPPGPPTAPDVAKAEQSLTAAGYTKTAGTWRKNGRALSLVIASPATQEPYATIAKELTSELAAQGIEVNAITPQPRDLFSGLLAMPVVGGVQQPTGDSAGNVGIDIAVVPQAVGGDTASVLASTFGCRPEQTAAGVDKTKPVVPGNAAGFCDPALQPSIDAALSGSTSVTEALTTLEPELWRQNVVIPLFQLADTLAIGSGISGVTPGPPMVGPFGSAVNWTRGPK from the coding sequence GTGCGGGTGAATCGCAAGGCGGTGCCGGTACTGGCACTCGCGACCGTGCTGCTCACCGCCTGTTCCAACACCCCGCCACCCCCGGTCGTGTCGTCGTCGGTCGCGCCCGTGTCCACCACCGGCAAGACGCCGTCGCAGATCGTCGTCGGCGTCGACGACGTGCTCGGCGGGTACAACCCGCACAACCTCGCGGACTCGTCCCAGGTGACCTCCGCGCTCTCGCAGCTGCTGCTGCCCTCGGTGTTCCGCCAGAAGGACGACGGCGCCACCCAGCTCGACAAGAACCTGATGAAGTCCGCGGAGGTGATCTCGCAGCAGCCGTTCGTGGTGGCCTACGAGATCCGGCCCGACGCCTCCTGGTCCGACGGCGCGCCGATCGCCGCCGAGGACTTCGACTACCTGCGGACCCAGCTGCGCGACCAGCCCGGCGTGCTCGGGCCCGCCGGCTACCGGCAGATCACCGACCTGCAGTCCCGCGAAGGCGGCAAGCGCGTCGAGGTCACCTTCGCCAAGCCGTACCCCGGCTGGCAGACGCTGTTCTCCGACCTGCTGCCTGCCCACCTGCTCAAGGACGCGCCCGACGGCTGGCGCGGGGCGCTCGCGTCGAACTTCCCGGCGGTCGCCGGCCCGTTCTCGATCAAGAGCCTGGACACCGCCCGCGGCGAGGTGATCCTCGAGCGCAACGAGCGCTATTGGGAGAAGCCCGCCGCGATCGACCGGATCGTGCTCCGCCGGTCGGACCAGAACACGCTGCTGGCCGCGCTGCGCAGCGGCAACGACCAGTTCGCGCTGGCGCGGACCACCGGCGACGAGCTCAAGCTGCTCGGCGAGCTCGGCTCGTCGGTGCGGCTGCACACCGTGGCCCGCCCGCTCGTGGCGGACGTGCTGCTGCGCCCGGTCAGCGCGACGCTGCAGGACGCCCAGGTGCGCGCCGGGGTGGCCGCGCTGATCGACCGCACCAAGCTGATCACCGAGGGCGTCAACGGCGGCCCGTCGTCGACGCTCCACGCCGACGCCCAGGTGACCGCGCCGTCGGTGAAGGGCTACGCGGCGACCATCCCGCCCGGCCCGCCCACCGCCCCCGACGTCGCCAAGGCCGAGCAGTCGCTGACGGCGGCCGGCTACACCAAGACCGCGGGCACCTGGCGCAAGAACGGCCGGGCGCTCTCGCTGGTCATCGCCTCCCCAGCCACCCAGGAGCCGTACGCGACGATCGCCAAGGAGCTCACCAGCGAGCTCGCCGCGCAGGGCATCGAGGTCAACGCGATCACGCCGCAGCCGCGGGACCTGTTCAGCGGCCTGCTGGCGATGCCGGTCGTGGGCGGGGTCCAGCAGCCGACCGGCGACTCGGCGGGCAACGTCGGGATCGACATCGCGGTCGTCCCGCAGGCGGTCGGCGGCGACACCGCGTCGGTCCTCGCCTCGACCTTCGGCTGCCGCCCGGAGCAGACGGCCGCGGGCGTGGACAAGACCAAGCCCGTCGTCCCGGGCAACGCGGCCGGCTTCTGCGACCCGGCGCTGCAGCCGTCGATCGACGCGGCGCTGTCCGGATCGACCTCCGTCACCGAGGCGCTGACCACCCTGGAGCCTGAACTTTGGCGCCAGAACGTGGTGATTCCGCTGTTCCAATTGGCTGACACCCTGGCGATCGGCTCGGGCATCTCGGGCGTCACGCCTGGTCCCCCGATGGTGGGCCCGTTCGGGTCGGCGGTGAACTGGACTCGCGGCCCGAAGTAA